The nucleotide sequence GCGGGCCTGCTGGCGCGCGCGCGCAACGGCGAATCGCGCTGGTTCCGCATCGGCGACGACAACGCGCTCGAGGATGCCGCGCGCACCGTGGCCGAGGTCACGCGCGAGCGCTATCCCTGGGACACCATCCCGTACCACAGCCGCTGGCGCCACTTCGAGGCTGGCGGCATCGACCGCCGGGCCCAGCTCGACGAGCTGCTCGGCGAGGCCGACGCACGCCAGCGCGCGCGCGCCCACATCGACCTGGTGCTGGTCAGCGTGCTGCTCGACGCCGGCGCCGGCCCCGACTGGCACTACACCGAACCGGCCAGCGGCGAGCGCTTCACGCGTTCCGAGGGCCTGGGCGTGGCGAGCTTCCATGCCTTCACCAGCGGCCTGTTCTCCTCCGACCCCGAGCGCCCGCTGCAGGCCGATGCCGCCGGGCTGCGCGGCCTGGTCACCGACCGGCTCGGCGCCGCCTTCCAGGTCAGCGAGGTCAATCCGCTGGTCGGCCTCGCGGGCCGCGCCACGCTGCTGCGCCGGCTCGGCGAGGCGCTGGCCGAGCAGCCCGAGGTGTTCGGCGAGGACGGCCGGCCCGGCAACCTGTTCGACGCGCTGGTCGGCCCCTTCGGCCCGGCCGCGCCGCCCACCGCCGAGATCGGCGCGCACGCGATCCTGTCGCTGCTGCTCGACTCGCTCTCGCGCATCTGGCCCTCGGCCAATGCGGTCGACAGCATCGCGGCCGATGGCAGCGACAACCTCGGCGGCATCGGGTCGGGCGATCCCGCGCTGGCGCTCGGCGACTGCTGGCGCCACAGCGCGGTGCCGGGCCCGGGCCTGACCAACGGCTGGATGCCCTTCCACAAGCTCTCGCAGTGGCTGACCTATTCGCTGCTCGAACCCTTCGAGTGGGCCGGCGTGAAGGTGCGCCACCTCGAGGCCCTGACCGCGCTGCCCGAGTACCGCAACGGCGGCCTGCTGATCGACAGCGGCGTGATCGTGCCCAAGGACGCCGCGCTGCTCGAGCGGCGCTGGAAGGCCGGCGACGAGTTCATCGTCGAATGGCGCGCGCTCACCGTGGCCCTGCTCGACGAACTGGCGCCGCGCGTGCGCAAGGTGCTGGGCCGCAGCGAGGAACAGCTGCCGCTGGCCTGCGTGCTCGAGGGCGGCACCTGGGCCGCAGGCCGGGCACTGGCACAGCGCTTGCGTGACGGTGCACCACCGCTGCAGATCGAGAGCGACGGCACGGTCTTCTAGGTCCCAGTCTCTTAGACTTCCGGGTTTCGCCAACGCAGAACGAATCGAAGAATTCCAATGAGCAACGTCCACCTCCTCGACCACCCCCTCGTCCAGCACAAGCTCACGCTGATGCGCCGCAAGGACGCGTCCACCAACAGCTTCCGCCGGCTCCTCAACGAGATCAGCATGCTCATGGCCTACGAGGTCACGCGCGACATGCCGATGCAGGACGTCGAGGTCGAGACGCCGCTCGAGACCATGCAGGCCAAGGTCATCGACGGCAAGAAGCTGGTGCTGGTGTCGATCCTGCGCGCCGGCACCGGCATCCTGGACGGCATGCTCACCGTGGTGCCCGGCGCGCGTGTCGGCCACATCGGCCTGTACCGCGACCCGAAGACGCTGACCGCGGTCGAGTACTACTTCAAGATGCCCGGCGAGATGGACAGCCGCGACGTGATCGTGGTCGACCCGATGCTGGCCACCGGCAACTCGGCGGTGGCCGCGGTCGAGCGGCTCAAGGAACTCAATCCCAAGTCGATCAAGTTCGTCTGCCTGCTGACCTGCCCCGAGGGCGTGGCGACCATGCAGAAGGCGCACCCCGACGTGCCGATCTACACCGCCGCGATCGACCGCGAACTGAACGACCACGGCTACATCCTGCCGGGCCTCGGCGACGCCGGCGACCGCATCTTCGGCACGAAATAAGGCTCGCCCCCAGGCTGCGCGGCGCTTCGCGCCTCTGTGCCAACCCCCTACCGGGGGCAACACCAGCGGCCCGGCAAAGCCGGTTCCGCGGTGTTTCCCGAAAGGCTTCGGCACGGGCACGCGGATTGCAAGACATTCATTTTCAACACCCGAGGAGAAGCACCGTGACAGCACGCCGCCCCCTGATCGTTCGTTCCATCGCCATCGCCGCGGCCCTCGCGGCCGGCCTTCCCGGCCTCGCGCTCGCGCAGGCCAAGCTCAAGGTGGCGGCGGTCTACACCGTCCCCTTCGAGCAGCAATGGGTGGGCCGCATCCACAAGGCGCTGAAGGCCGCCGAGGCGCGCGGCGAGATCGAGTACAAGGCCACCGAGAACGTCAGCAACGCCGACTACGAGCGCGTGATGCGCGAATACGCCACCGGCGGCAACCAGCTGATCCTCGGCGAGGTGTTCGGCGTCGAGGCCGCGGCGCGCAAGGTCGCCAAGGACTTCCCGAAGGTCGCCTTCCTGATGGGCTCCTCGCTCAAGCCGCAGGCGCCCAACTTCAGCGTGTTCGACAACTACATCCAGGAGCCGGCCTACCTCAGCGGCATGGTCGCCGGCGGCATGACCAAGAGCAACCGCATCGGCATGGTCGGCGGCTTCCCGATCCCCGAGGTCAACCGCCTGATGAACGCCTTCATGGCCGGCGCCAAGGAGACCAATCCCAAGGTCGAGTTCAGCGTGAGCTTCATCAACAGCTGGTTCGACCCGCCCAAGGCCAAGGAAGCGGCCTTCGCGATGATCGACAAGGGCGCCGACATCATGTACGCCGAGCGCTTCGGTGTCTCCGACGCGGCCAAGGAAAAGGGCAAGCTCGCGATCGGTAACGTGATCGACACCCAGGCCCAGTATCCCGACACCGTGGTCGCCTCGGCGCTGTGGAACTTCGAGCCCTCGGCCGACCGCGCGATCAAGCTGGTGAAGGAAGGCAAGTTCGCCGCCGAGGACTACGGCATCTACTCGCAGATGAAGTACAAGGGCTCCGAACTCGCGCCGCTGGGCACCTTCGAGAAGAAAGTGCCGGCCGACATCGTCGCCAAGGTCAAGGCCAAGCAGGCCGACATCCTCGCCGGCAAGTTCACCGTGAAGGTGGACGATGGCCAGCCTAAATCCACGGCGAAATGAGCCGCCCGATGACCCTGCGTTGGCGTTCCCTGCTCGCGGCCGGCGTGCTGGCCCTCGGCCTCGCGGGCTGCGTCGGTGTCTACAAGGGCTCCGGCGTCAGCATCAACAGCGGCACCCGGCTCGACGACACGCCGCGCATTGCGGTCATCTCGGCCTTCGAGCCCGAACTCAAGCTGCTGCTCGCGCGCCTGCAGGGCGCCGCGAAGCACGGCGTGAACGGCGTCGAGTTCACCACCGGCACGCTCGAGGGCAAGCCGGTCGTGCTGTTCCTTTCGGGCATCAGCATGACCAACGCGACCATGAACACGCAGCTCGCGCTCAACCGCTTCCGCGTCACGAACATCGTGTTCAGCGGCATCGCGGGCGGCGTGAATCCTTCGCTGCACGTCGGCGACGTGACGGTGCCGGCCCAGTGGGGCCAGTACCTCGAGGTGCTGATGGCGCGCGAGACCGCGCCCGGCAAGTACGCGGCGCCGCCCTTCATCACCGACGCCACCCTGCCTAACTTCGGCATGATGTTCCCGCGCCCGGTCGAGGTGCGCTCGGCCGCGCGGCCCGGCATCGAGCGCAAGTTCTGGTTCGAGGCCGACCCGAAGATGCTCGAGGTGGCGCGCGGCATCCGCAACGTCGACCTTGCGAGCTGCAGCGCCGGCAAGTGCCTGGCGCGCAAGCCCCAGCTGGTGGTGGGCGGCAACGGCGTCTCGGGCCAGGCCTTCATGGACAACAAGGCCTATCGCGAATACACCTTCAGGACCTTCCAGGCCAACGTGCTCGACATGGAGACCGCGGCCGTGGGCATGGTGGCCTACAGCAATGGCGTGCCCTACATCGCCTTCCGCTCGCTCAGCGACCTGGCCGGCGGCGGCGATGGCGAGAACGAGATGGGCACCTTCATGAACATCGCGGCCGACAACTCCGCGAAGGTCATGCTGGCGTTCCTGGCTGCCTGGAAGTGACGGCGCCGATCCGCCTCGTTCTGCTGCCCGGCATGGATGGCACGGGCGATCTCTTCGAACCGCTGCAGGAAGCCCTCGACCCGCGCACGCGCGTCGACATCGTGCGCTACCCAGGTTCCGGGCCGCAGGGCTACGACGAACTCGAGCCCCGCATCCGCGCGCAACTGCCGGCCGACGAGCCCTTCGTGCTGCTCGGCGAATCCTTCTCGGGCCCGCTCGCCATCGCGATCGCTGCCACGCCGCCGCCTGGCCTGCGCGGCCTCATCCTGTGCTGCAGCTTCGCGCGAGCCCCCGCGCCCGGGCTCGCGCTGCTGCGCGGCGGCCTGCTCGGGCTGGCGATGAAGTTCCTGCATGCGGCACCGCTGCGGGGCCCGATGCAACGCATGCTGCTGGGCCGCGGCGCCGATCCGCGCCTGGGCGCGCAACTGCAGGCCGCGCTCGGCAAGGTCTCGACGGCCGTGATGACGCACCGCCTGCGGGCGGTGCAGCGCGTGAACGTGACCGCGCTGCTGCCCCGCATCCGCGTGCCCGCGCTGTACCTGCAGGCGCTGCAGGATCGGCTGGTGCCCGCGAAGGCGGCCGCGATCATCGAGCGCGCGCTGCCGGCGCTGCGCATCGTCCGGCTCGACGGGCCGCACGGACTGCTGCAGGCCTCGCCCGCCGCGGCGGCTCGTGTCATCGACAATTTCTGCCGCGAGCGCGCCCTGTCCGCGCCCGCCACACCATGAACTCCAACGTGCTCCGGCTCGAAGGCATCACCAAGCGCTTCGGCAGCCTGGTCGCCAACGATGCCATCTCCCTCGACCTGCGCGCCGGCGAAGTGCTGGCGCTGCTCGGCGAGAACGGTGCCGGCAAGTCGACGCTGATGTCGATCCTGTTCGGCCACTACGTCGCCGACGAAGGCCGCATCGAGGTCTTCGGCGCACCGCTCGCGCCCGGCAACCCCAAGGCCGCGCTGACCGCGGGCGTCGGCATGGTGCACCAGCACTTCACGCTGGCCGACAACCTCAGCGTGCTCGACAACGTGACCATGGGCACCGAGCCGCTGTGGCGCCCGCTGTCGCGCCGCGCGGCCGCGCGGGCGCGGCTGCTGGAGGTGGCGCAGCGCTTCGGGCTGCCGGTGCGGCCCGAGGCGACCATCGGCAGCCTGTCGGTGGGCGAGCGCCAGCGCGTCGAAATCCTCAAGGCGCTGTACCGCGGCGCGCGCATCCTGATCCTCGACGAACCCACGGCCGTGCTCACGCCGCAGGAGAGCGAGGCGCTGTTCGCCACGCTCTCGCAGATGGTGGCGCAGGGCCTGTCGGTGATCTTCATCAGCCACAAGCTCGGCGAGGTGCTGCGCGTGTCGCACCGCGTGGCCGTGCTGCGCGGCGGCAAGCTGGTGGCCGAGGCGGCCACGGCCGACACCACGCAGGCGCAGCTCGCGCTCTGGATGGTCGGGCATGCGGTCGAGGCGCCCCAGCGCCGGCCCGCGAAGTCGGTCGGCGACGCGGTCTGCGTGCTCGACCGCGTGAGCACCGCGGCCTCGAGGAGCGGCGGCCAGGACCGGCTGCGCGAGGTGTCGCTGACGCTGCGCGCGGGCGAGATCACCGCGATCGCGGGCGTCTCGGGCAACGGACAGGTGGCGCTCGCCGAGCTGCTGTGCGGCACCCGCCGCGCCACCGCGGGCCGCGCGCAGCTCATGGGCCGCGCCCTGCCGCCCTCGCCCGCGCGGCTGGTGCAGCGCGGCGTGGCGCGCATTCCCGAGGACCGGCATGCGGTCGGCGTGGTCGGCGACCTGCCGGTGTGGGAGAACGCGGTGTCGGAGCGGCTGCGCAGCCCGGTGTTCTCGCGCGGCGCGATGTTCGTGAAGCGCGCGGCCGCGCGGCTGCATGCGCGCCGCATCGAGCAGGCCTTCGACGTGCGCGGCGCCGGCCTGATGGCGCCGGCGCGTTCGCTGTCGGGCGGCAACATGCAGAAGCTGATCCTCGGCCGCGCGCTGCTGCCGCCCGAGCAGCCCGAGCCCGGCCGCGACGAGCAACGCAGGCACCCGACCCAGGCCCCGCGCCTGATCGTCGCGCACCAGCCGACCTGGGGCCTGGACATCGGCGCCGTGGCCTATGTGCAGCAGCAGCTGATCGCCGCGCGCGACGCCGGCGCGGCCGTGCTCGTGATCTCGGACGACCTCGACGAGGTGCTGGCGCTCGGCGACCGCGTGGCGGTGATGCATGGCGGCCACCTGGGCGAGGCACGCGCCGCCTCGGCCTGGACGCGCGAGGCGATCGGCCTGGCGATGGCCGGCGCCACCGCCTCCACCGCCCGCACCGCGAAGGAGGCCACGCCATGATGCGGCTCGAACGACGCCACCAGGCCTCTCGCACCGCGCTGGTCCTGGCGCCCATCGGCGCGGTCGCCTTCACGCTCGCGATCAGCGCGCTGCTGGTGCTGTGGGCCGGCGCGCCCGTGGGCCGCACCTACGCGCTGCTGCTGCAGGGCGGCTTCGGCTCGGTGTTCGCCTGGAGCGAGACCCTCACGCGCGCGATCCCGCTGATCCTCACCGGGCTGGCCGCCACGGTCGCATTCAAGGCGCGGCTGTTCAACATCGGCGCCGAGGGGCAGCTCTACGCGGGCGCGCTGGCCGCGGTCGCCGTGGGCGGCATGCACGGCGGCACCGGCTTCGAGCTGTCGCCCTGGCTGCTGTTCCCGCTGATGATGCTGGCCGCCGCCGTGGCCGGCGCGCTGATGCTGCTGGGCCCGGCGCTGATGAAGAACAGGCTCGGCGTCGACGAGGTCGTGACCACGCTGCTGATCAACTTCATCGTGCTGCTGGGCGTGTCGGCGCTGCTCGACGGGCCGATGAAGGACCCGACCGCCATGGGCTGGCCGCAGAGCGTGTCGCTGCAGTCGGACCTGGAACTCGGCAAGCTGATCGCCCAGACGCGCGTGCACACCGGGCTGCTGTGGGCGGTGTCGCTTGCGGTGATGGTGTGGGCGGTCTTCAAGTACACGGTGCTGGGCTTCGACATCCGCGCCGTCGGCGCCAACGCGCGCGCCGCCGCCTTCGCCGGCGTGCCGGTGACGCGCACCGTGGTCTCGGTGGCGCTGCTGTCGGGCGCGCTGGCCGGGCTGGCGGGCGCGATCGAGGTCGCGGGCCGCACCAGCTACGTCACGCTCG is from Variovorax paradoxus and encodes:
- a CDS encoding BMP family protein → MTARRPLIVRSIAIAAALAAGLPGLALAQAKLKVAAVYTVPFEQQWVGRIHKALKAAEARGEIEYKATENVSNADYERVMREYATGGNQLILGEVFGVEAAARKVAKDFPKVAFLMGSSLKPQAPNFSVFDNYIQEPAYLSGMVAGGMTKSNRIGMVGGFPIPEVNRLMNAFMAGAKETNPKVEFSVSFINSWFDPPKAKEAAFAMIDKGADIMYAERFGVSDAAKEKGKLAIGNVIDTQAQYPDTVVASALWNFEPSADRAIKLVKEGKFAAEDYGIYSQMKYKGSELAPLGTFEKKVPADIVAKVKAKQADILAGKFTVKVDDGQPKSTAK
- a CDS encoding ABC transporter ATP-binding protein gives rise to the protein MNSNVLRLEGITKRFGSLVANDAISLDLRAGEVLALLGENGAGKSTLMSILFGHYVADEGRIEVFGAPLAPGNPKAALTAGVGMVHQHFTLADNLSVLDNVTMGTEPLWRPLSRRAAARARLLEVAQRFGLPVRPEATIGSLSVGERQRVEILKALYRGARILILDEPTAVLTPQESEALFATLSQMVAQGLSVIFISHKLGEVLRVSHRVAVLRGGKLVAEAATADTTQAQLALWMVGHAVEAPQRRPAKSVGDAVCVLDRVSTAASRSGGQDRLREVSLTLRAGEITAIAGVSGNGQVALAELLCGTRRATAGRAQLMGRALPPSPARLVQRGVARIPEDRHAVGVVGDLPVWENAVSERLRSPVFSRGAMFVKRAAARLHARRIEQAFDVRGAGLMAPARSLSGGNMQKLILGRALLPPEQPEPGRDEQRRHPTQAPRLIVAHQPTWGLDIGAVAYVQQQLIAARDAGAAVLVISDDLDEVLALGDRVAVMHGGHLGEARAASAWTREAIGLAMAGATASTARTAKEATP
- a CDS encoding 5'-methylthioadenosine/S-adenosylhomocysteine nucleosidase → MTLRWRSLLAAGVLALGLAGCVGVYKGSGVSINSGTRLDDTPRIAVISAFEPELKLLLARLQGAAKHGVNGVEFTTGTLEGKPVVLFLSGISMTNATMNTQLALNRFRVTNIVFSGIAGGVNPSLHVGDVTVPAQWGQYLEVLMARETAPGKYAAPPFITDATLPNFGMMFPRPVEVRSAARPGIERKFWFEADPKMLEVARGIRNVDLASCSAGKCLARKPQLVVGGNGVSGQAFMDNKAYREYTFRTFQANVLDMETAAVGMVAYSNGVPYIAFRSLSDLAGGGDGENEMGTFMNIAADNSAKVMLAFLAAWK
- a CDS encoding ABC transporter permease; translation: MRLERRHQASRTALVLAPIGAVAFTLAISALLVLWAGAPVGRTYALLLQGGFGSVFAWSETLTRAIPLILTGLAATVAFKARLFNIGAEGQLYAGALAAVAVGGMHGGTGFELSPWLLFPLMMLAAAVAGALMLLGPALMKNRLGVDEVVTTLLINFIVLLGVSALLDGPMKDPTAMGWPQSVSLQSDLELGKLIAQTRVHTGLLWAVSLAVMVWAVFKYTVLGFDIRAVGANARAAAFAGVPVTRTVVSVALLSGALAGLAGAIEVAGRTSYVTLDMSPGYGYTGIVIAMLAGLHPLGVIAAGVFVAGVLVGADTMSRAVGVPTYIADVIVAASLIAVLVATLLTQYRVRRSR
- a CDS encoding alpha/beta hydrolase, which gives rise to MDGTGDLFEPLQEALDPRTRVDIVRYPGSGPQGYDELEPRIRAQLPADEPFVLLGESFSGPLAIAIAATPPPGLRGLILCCSFARAPAPGLALLRGGLLGLAMKFLHAAPLRGPMQRMLLGRGADPRLGAQLQAALGKVSTAVMTHRLRAVQRVNVTALLPRIRVPALYLQALQDRLVPAKAAAIIERALPALRIVRLDGPHGLLQASPAAAARVIDNFCRERALSAPATP
- the upp gene encoding uracil phosphoribosyltransferase, whose amino-acid sequence is MSNVHLLDHPLVQHKLTLMRRKDASTNSFRRLLNEISMLMAYEVTRDMPMQDVEVETPLETMQAKVIDGKKLVLVSILRAGTGILDGMLTVVPGARVGHIGLYRDPKTLTAVEYYFKMPGEMDSRDVIVVDPMLATGNSAVAAVERLKELNPKSIKFVCLLTCPEGVATMQKAHPDVPIYTAAIDRELNDHGYILPGLGDAGDRIFGTK
- a CDS encoding URC4/urg3 family protein, which codes for MTSSNNNFRDHLPVDGSGSLRPGDEGRVDPAIEFAVDAGHAAGAARLLRSTAEVRRRAAGLLARARNGESRWFRIGDDNALEDAARTVAEVTRERYPWDTIPYHSRWRHFEAGGIDRRAQLDELLGEADARQRARAHIDLVLVSVLLDAGAGPDWHYTEPASGERFTRSEGLGVASFHAFTSGLFSSDPERPLQADAAGLRGLVTDRLGAAFQVSEVNPLVGLAGRATLLRRLGEALAEQPEVFGEDGRPGNLFDALVGPFGPAAPPTAEIGAHAILSLLLDSLSRIWPSANAVDSIAADGSDNLGGIGSGDPALALGDCWRHSAVPGPGLTNGWMPFHKLSQWLTYSLLEPFEWAGVKVRHLEALTALPEYRNGGLLIDSGVIVPKDAALLERRWKAGDEFIVEWRALTVALLDELAPRVRKVLGRSEEQLPLACVLEGGTWAAGRALAQRLRDGAPPLQIESDGTVF